One window of the Cryptomeria japonica chromosome 7, Sugi_1.0, whole genome shotgun sequence genome contains the following:
- the LOC131040205 gene encoding bidirectional sugar transporter SWEET4, protein MALPDTIRTILGIIGNVTSLFLFLSPVSTFYKVWKWKSTRQFSGVPYVATLANCLLWVLYGIPVVHPHSILVITINGTGVVLEFFYLSMFILYSPKNDKLKVVKALGAVLILFAGVAVLTLTVFHSHEKRSLFVGLLAVVFCTGMYAAPLSVMKLVIKTKSVKYMPLSLSLAGLANGIVWTAYALIRFDIFVTIPNGIGSLLGIAQLILYGLYYKTTNWDEEEDDEDDDKVKSVKAEMGNINKQRVFGEGENYFNGHPV, encoded by the exons ATGGCGTTACCGGACACAATTCGTACAATCCTCGGCATTATTG GAAATGTGACCTCTCTGTTTCTCTTCCTTTCTCCAGT GTCGACGTTTTACAAGGTCTGGAAATGGAAGTCGACGAGGCAATTTTCCGGCGTGCCATATGTCGCGACACTGGCGAATTGTTTGCTCTGGGTTTTGTACGGAATTCCAGTCGTTCACCCTCACAGCATTCTCGTCATTACGATTAACGGAACGGGAGTTGTTCTTGAATTTTTCTACCTTTCAATGTTCATTCTCTATTCCCCCAAAAATGACAAG CTTAAAGTGGTGAAGGCACTTGGAGCGGTGCTCATTTTGTTTGCCGGGGTTGCTGTTCTAACATTGACGGTTTTTCACAGTCATGAGAAAAGATCATTATTTGTTGGACTTTTAGCTGTGGTGTTCTGCACGGGCATGTATGCAGCCCCTTTGTCTGTCATG AAGCTTGTGATTAAAACAAAGAGCGTGAAGTACATGCCCCTTTCTTTGTCTCTTGCTGGATTGGCTAATGGCATAGTTTGGACAGCTTATGCTCTCATTCGTTTTGACATATTTGTTACT ATTCCTAATGGAATAGGATCTTTACTTGGTATAGCACAATTGATTTTATATGGATTATATTACAAAACAACAAATTGGGATGAAGAAgaggatgacgaggatgacgaTAAAGTGAAGTCCGTGAAAGCGGAGATGGGTAATATAAATAAGCAGCGTGTCTTTGGGGAGGGAGAAAACTATTTCAATGGGCACCCTgtgtaa